The genomic segment TAAAGAAGCATCAAAGGAAAAATTAAGGGGTGGTTTCTATACACCTGAACCAATTGCATCATTTGTTTTAAAATGGGCATTTAACGGTAATAAACAACTTGATATTTTAGAACCAAGTTGTGGAGATGGCGTATTTCTTGAAGAAATACAGAAAGGCAATTTTGAATATAATTCTGTAACTGCAATAGAATTTGATAAAGTTGAAGCTGAAAAATCTAAAAAAATTGGCTTGGACAAGACCAACGTTATTAATGCCGATTTTCACGATTTCTGCATTAATACCAAACAAAAATTTGATTTGGTAGTCGGAAATCCACCTTATATTCGCTACCAATATTTTGACAAAGAACAACAAGAATTTGCTTCCAACATTTTTGACAAAGCCAAACTAAAGTATTCTAAACTAACAAATGCTTGGGTTTCGTTTGTTGTTGGCTCTTCCCTACTTTTAAAAGAAAAAGGCAAAATTGGATTTGTATTACCAGCTGAAATTCTTCAAGTTTCCTACGCTCAACCCTTACGAGAATTTTTAGCTCAATTTTATAATAAAATAAACATTGTTTCTTTTGAAAAGTTGGTGTTTCCAGACATTCAGCAAGAAGTAGTTTTATTATTATGCGAAAAAAATAATTCTAAAACACATTTGATTGAACATTTAGAATTGAAAGATGCAGAAGAACTAGAAAAATTAGATGTATCAAAATTAAAAAGTCCAAAGAAGAAAATTGATTTCAAATCGAACAAATGGACTTTTTATTTCCTTGAACAAAATGAAATTGACTTTTTAGAAAAGCTTCAAAACGACAAAATAATTCCAAGACTTAAAGAATACGCAAAAGTAGAGGTTGGAATTACAACAGGTTCAAATCCATTTTTTACAGTTCCGCTTTCTATAGTTCAATTTTACAATTTAGAAAAGTATGCAAAACCATTAGTTGGCAGAAGTGTTCAAGTTCCAAGTGCGATTTTCACAGAAAAAGATTGGATTAAAAACAGAAATTCCGAAGCACGAACACACTTTTTATCATTTCCAAAAATGGACGAACTAAATGGCTCGATTGGAGCTAGAGATTACATTTCTTGGGGAGAGGAAAATGAAATACACAAAGGCTATAAATGTAGAATACGTGATGAATGGCAAATTGTGCCTTCACAAAGAATATCAGATGCATTATTTATTCGGAGAAACAACAAGTATCCAAAGTTAATAATTAATGAAGCTGAGGCTTTTACAACAGATACTATGCACAGAGTAACTGTAAAAGAAAAAACGGAAATAAAAGCATTGACAGCTAGTTACTACAATTCTCTATCCTTTGCATTTGCGGAGATTTGTGGAAGGAGTCACGGTGGCGGAGTTTTGGAATTAATGCCAAACGAAGTGGAGAGAATACTTTTACCTTACAATGAAAAAAATGCGGAACTGTTACCAACTATTGACAAAATGATTCGTGAAAAGAAAGATATTTCGGAATTATTAAAAATCACGAATAAAAAAATACTAAAGGATAATTACGGCTTGACTTATAAAGAAATTGACTTGGCGGACAATATATGGAAAAAGCTATCAAACCGAAGATTGAATAGAGGAAAAAAATAGCCAACGCTCAAAGCCATACACATTTGCAATTCGCTAAAGCCAACGCTACGCCAAAAATTGCAAAAGAGTATGTCTTGCCAACGCTCAATTCCGAACTAAATAACAAACATCGGAAAACCAAGCTGAACGTGAAAGCACTATGCACAACAACGTGTATAAAACATAGCTATTATAGGCTTTTCGAGAGGTTTTTATACATTTACAAAGTACGCCAAATCCGAAAAGTAAGCGTTTATTTACACGCTACGTTTCATACACAAGACCGTTAGCGGCAATGTAACAAAAATCCTGCTACTAATGTAACAATCTTTAAATAACAATGTCCTTATATAAAATAAAACATCAAAATGAAATCACTAAAGCTTACCTTTTTAGTCCTGCTGTTACCACTTGTTGGGTTTTCTCAAAATTGTAACTGTACAGATAATTTTAATTGGTTAAAAGAGACGTTTGAACAAAATGATGCAGGCTTCAACTACATTTTAAAACAAAAAGGAAAAGAAGCATACCAAAGGCACAATGAAATTTTTGAAAAAAAAGCAAAAGATATAAAAGATTATGAAAAATGTGCCCAAACGCTTTACCAATGGCTAACGTTTTTTAGGTCTGGTCATATCGCAATAGTTAGAAATAAAAACATTCCGACAAAAAAAGGGAAAAGCAACGAACAAATTGCAGAACAATTTAAAAATTGGGAAACCTTCAGTATTGATTATAAAAAATTCAAAAAATATATTGACAGTAAAACAACGATAGGTTTTGAAGGAATTTGGACTACAGATTCTTATAAAATAGGTGTTAAGAAACAGGAAAATGAATACATTGGATTCATTATAGATGCTGATGGTGTTTATTGGAAAAAAGGACAAGTGAAATTTAAAATTAAAGAACAAAGGAAATCTTTTACATCAACCTATTTTATGAAAGACCATTCTGCAAAGGAAATTGAAAATGTTGCATTGTGGGGAAATAATTATCTAAAAATTGGAGATATTACATTAAAAAGATTTAATTCTACTTTCAAAAACGACAAGGAAGTCGAACGTTATTTCAATGTTATAAATGTTAATAAACCTTTTTTTAAAGAGCTTTCAAATAGCACAAATTATATTAGAATCCCTTCATTTTCTTACCAAAGTAAAAAAGCAATCGACAGCATTATAGATCTGAATACAGACCTAATTATAAGCAAGAAAAATTTAATAATCGATTTGAGAAACAACGGAGGCGGAAGCGATGAAAGTTTTCAGGAAATACTCAAATTTCTGTACACAAACCCAATAAGAACAATAGGTGTAAAAAGATTATCGACACCATTGAACAATAGTGGTATAGAAAACTTTGCCAAAAACAATGATTTAACAACAGCCGAAAAAAAATGGGTAAACAATGCACTTAAAAAATTAAAAGCTACACCAACAGGAAAATTCGTCAATTTAGAGAATAAATCGGTTGACACATTAACTTTTGACACTATTTACAAATATCCCCAAAACATAGCAATATTAATCAATCAAAATAATTACAGTTCTACCGAACAATTTTTACTAGCCGCAAAGCAAAGTGAAAAAGTAAAACTGTTTGGAACAACGACTGGAGGAGCATTAGATATTTCAAATTTTTATTATGTTACTTCGCCTTGTGGAGATTATAAAACAGCCATTTGTACTTCTAAAAGTATGAGAATTCCCGAAATGACCATTGACGACAAAGGAATTCAACCCGATTATTATATCGACCAAAGCATACCGAAATATAAGTGGATTGATTTTACAGAAAAAATAATTGAAAAATAAGCACAGCCGCTAACAACGTATATAGCTCATAGCTAATTAGTTGCTTAAACGAAGTTAAGGCATATCTGCAAGTCCGCCAAATTTTTTAATTTGGCTTATTGAAAAAAAAAGAAAATAAGAAAATTAAAAAATTCGGCTCGTGCTTAACCGAATAGTTATCGCTAATTTGCACGCTACGAGCCATATACAAAACCGTTAGCTTTAATGCTCGAGACATTGCAAAACCGAAAATTTCAGGTTTAAATCAAAAGTCATTTAAAGCGGAATTTAAAAATAAAATGCGGAATATTGAGCTGAATAATCACTCAAACTCTGAATTGAATTGCGTCTGACTTTTTAGCTTGTTTGCGGAATCGAAAACTGAATTGAAAAGTGGAATTTCACTCAATCGGAATTTAGCAAGTTGCGGAATTGCCCACTCAAAATCTGAACTAAAAATATTGCGGAATTTGAGCAAGTTTATGGAATAAAAGTCGAGCTGAATAAAAAATAAAATGCGGAATTAAAAAGCCGACCGAAATATAATATTGACTAAAAAATAAACGGACAAAAAAGCACTAAAGCTAACAAAGTATAAAAATAATTGCTACTTTTAGCTTAACCAAAGGTCGTTGCAATTTTGCACACTTCTGAATTTCATGCTGAAATTCCTCGCGTACAAAACCGCAACTATTCTTATACAAACACGTTGCCCACAATCCCCCATAGAAACCTCAAATTTCCTCAGTACGTAGGCTAACGAAAAATTGAGTAAATTGAGCTTAAAAATTTAAGAAAATATGAGAAAATCGAATATTTATAAATTGCTGATTTTTAGAAACATAATTTTACGTTAGTCAGAATTTGAAAAAACTGCTAACCATAACATTTTTAAGTCTGATTTTAACTTCTTGCGGGAATTTAGAAGAAGATAAATTGATTGCGGAATTTAAAGCAAAAGAGAGTTACCGGATTTGGAAAACCGAAAAGTCTTTGACGAAAAAGGATTCTATTTATTCCCAGAGAAAGTCATTTAAAAGTTATGATTCCAAAAATCGGTTGATTAACATTAATAACGTTAAATTTTATTACTACGATGACAATGAAAATCGGATTGAAAAGACTAAATCAATCTACAAAAGAGAAGGAAAAGGAAAAGCATTTATAGACATACAGAATTATGAATACGATAAAAAAGGCTTACTAAAATATATCACAGAAAAGAGTGAGAAAATTGACACTTTAATATCATTCAAATATGATTCGGGAAAAAATCTCATTGAGACAAAGACTAACTTCAGAACAATTACCCAAGAATTTGAAAATGGAGTTATGAAAAAGAGAATTGAGAAGGACAGAAATGCAGAACCTAAAATCTCTGAATTTTATTACGATTCACTAAATCGACCGAAATTGGAAAATTGGGTTTTTAGCGGAAATCACAGAATGAAAACAAAATTCGAGTATAACGAAAAAGGTAAACTCTTTAGAGAAATAGATAGTTCTTTTAATCAAGGAACAAATCCTAACGAGTTTGTTGAGTTTATGGACGAATATAAGTACGATAAAAATGATTCGATAATTGAGATAATAAGATTAGGAAGAGTATTAAGCGAATCTAATTTTAAAGTACGTGGAAGGAAAATATTTGAATGGAAAAAAGAATAAAAACTGTGGGCAACAACGTGTATAGCTCATTGCTAATCAGTTGCTTAATCCGAAGTTAAGGCGTATTTGGAAAGTCGCCAAATTTTTAAATTTGACGATTTCCAATAGAAAAGATAAATAGTAAAATTTAAAAATCTGGCTTGTGCCCAACCGAAAAATAATCACTAATTTGCACGCAACGAGCCATACACAAGACCGTTAGCAAATATTGTTCTCACTCAAACGCTGAAAAAATAGTGAATTAAAATTAATAGATTTTATCACAAAAAATGAATTTCAAAATGCTGAGCACTCTCTCGCTCGTAAAATTTTGCGTGGGAATTTACTCAAATGTGGAATTATAAAACGTGAGAATTTTCTTAGACTCGAAAAACCAAAATTGCGGAATTTCCAAGGAATCGTGAAATTGAGCAAGTTTGAGAAATTGAGCAGAAAATGAAAAATATAAATTGCGGAATTCTTACTCAAAAGCTGAATTTTGGGATTCAATTAATGAACAAAGGAGAATGAAAAAAAACATTTGCTAACAACGCATAAAAATAATTGCTATTTTAGCTAAACCAAAAGCAGTTGCAATTTTGCACACTTCTGAATTTCATGCTGAAATTCCTCGCGCACAAAATCGCAACTATTCTTATACAAACACGTTAGCTTTAATGCTCGGGACATTGCAAAACCGAAAATTTCAGGTTTAAATCAAAAGTCATTTAAAGCAGAATTTAAAAATAAAATGCGGAATATTGAGCTGAATAATTACTCAAACTCTGAATTGAATTGCGTCTGACTTTTTAGCTCGTTTGCGGAATCGAAAACTGAATTAAAAAGCGGAATTTCACTCAATCGGAATTTAGCAAGTTGCGGAATTGCCCACTCGAAATCTGAACTAAAAATATAGCGGAATTTGAGCAAGTTTTCGGAATGAAAGTAGAGCTGAATAAAAAATAAAATGCGGAATTAAAAAGCCAACCGAAATATAATATTGACTAAAAAATAAACGGACAAAAAAGCACTAAAGCTAACAAAGTATAAAAATAATTGCTAATTTTAGCCTAACCAAAAGTAGTTGCAATTTTGCACACTTCTGAATTTCATGCTGAAATTCCTCGCGCACAAAATCGCAACTATTCTTATACAAAAACGTTGTGCGTAATGGAAAAAACCATATCAAGACAAGTAAAATTTAAGCAATGTCGGACAAATTTTATAAATACATCAACACCGTTTTAGTTACAGTTCCAATGACACTGATTATGGCATTTGTTGGAATATCCCATAATTATGGATTCAAAGAAGGGTGGGTTCAAAAATTCATAGAAACAACTATTTTTATGTTCCCAATAGCATATCTATCTGTTCTTATTTTAGTGCCAATTGCCAGAAAATTAACGGATAAGATTGTTGGCAAAAAGGACAGCGATTAATTAAAGACATTTTTATGAAACACAAAACAATAAGCAAAAAAGTGCATATTCAAGTCAAGGGTAGCACTTCCAAAATGAGTGGTTATTTAGCTCAACCCGAAACTGATGGGAAATTTCCGAGCGTGATTATCGGAATGGAGATTTTTGGCGTAAATGGACACATAAAGGACATAACAAACAAAATCGCCAAGCTTGGTTACATAGCAATCGCTGTTGACTTTTATCATCGGACAGAACCAAATTTGGAACTTTCTTTTGACACAGAAGGTCGGAATAAAGGAATGGAATTGATGAACCAACTTTCACGTGAAGAAGTACTTAAAGATGTAAAAGCCACAATGGATTTTCTTAAATCAATGGAAAAAAGTACCAAAAAAATTGGTTTTATTGGATTTAGTATTGGAGGCCATATTGCTTACTTGGCTGCAACAAAACTTGACCTTTCAATTACAATTTGTTTTTACGCAGGTTGGATAGTGAACAAAGATATTAAATTAAGTCAACCAGAGCCAACAGTAACGCTGACTTCAGGTATTGCAAAAAACAATGGACAACTATACTATTTTGTTGGAGGGCAGGATAGCCTTATAACAAAAGAACAATTGGAATTAATGACAGAGGCTTTGACTTCCAACAACGTTCGTCACGAGATAATAGTTTATCCACAAGCAAAACACGGATTCTTCTGCGAACAGCGACCTTTAACTTTTGATAAGTCTTCGAGAGACAATGCTTGGGAACGAATACAAAAAATATTGAAAAACAAACTTTGAGACACTACGCACAACACAGTATATAAGCTATGGCTTGGTTAGTCCTCACTTGGAAAATCCTACGGGTTTTCCAAAGCCAGTTTTTATTTGGAAAGGTCTGTGCCGAGGCACGCCACAGCTCATATACAAACCCGTTGCAAAACATTGTCGAGCAAGTTTGTGAAAATCACTCAAACTGAATAAATAATTTTGAGATTTTATTTTTTAAAATTTAGAAAAAATGAAAATTGTGGAACACTCTCTCGCTCGAAAATTTTAGAAATAATCAGAAAATTTGGAATTTAAAATGTTTGAACTTACTCGAATTCTGAAAATAAGTTTGGCGGATTTCTTACTCAAAATCTGAATATAGGAAGTTTTCGAATTGAGGAAAGACAAAAAATCTAAACTGTGGAATTTACTCAAACTCTGAATAAAAAATAGTGAGAAAATTACTCAAAAGTTGAAATTTTAAAGAGAGAAAAAGGAAAATAAGACGGAATTATAAACTGAAAAAACAACGATTTTGCAACAAAGTATAAAAATAATTGCTAATTTTAGCCTAACCGAAAGTAGTTGCAATTTTGCACACTTCTGAATTTCATGCTGAAATTCCTCGCGTACAAAACCGCAACTATTCTTATACAAACACGTTGGCATTAATTGGATGAAAATTTTGGAATATTACAGAAATTGGTTTAAACTATTACTATCTATATTTTTAGTTTCGATAATAATACCAATGATTCTAAATTGGAATCTTAACCTCGAAGCTTTATTTTATTCTTTATTATTAGCCTTAGGAACTTCAATTATACTTGGGAGTTTATTTTATATATACGACATATATTTCGGACCTAAAAAAAGGAGCTCTGAATTAAAAAAATATCCCTTTAATGAATTTTTAAAAATTGGTTTTGAAGAAAAAGAATATTATTTACTAGGTAAAATTAATGGTTTTACAACAATTATAAGTTATGATTGGAGAGGTAGAAATGGGTTACCTTGTGCTTATGGACTTATTTTATTTGAACCTCAAATAAATGAAAAACATCTGAATAATTACGATTTAAATAAATTGCAGCAGAAAGTCAAAAACAAATTCAATTTATGGGAATATGGTAGGTTAAGAACTGAATGGAGCTATATGAAAGGAAAACCAAATCATAAATTAATGATAGCTAAATTAAATAAAAACTCAAATTTAATTTTAAATGAGGGTATGCAAAGAATCAGTTTAGAAAATTGGAAAAAAGAGATTGAGAAATCACAATGAAACTTAAACTAATGCCAACACCGTGTATAATTCATTGCTAGTTAGTGTTTACTTGCGAAAGTCCTAGCGGACTTTCTATCTGTGATTTATTTGCTAACTTTAGTGCTTAAACAACGCAACGAGATCATACACAATTCCGTTAGCAAATATTGTTCTCACTCAAACGCTGAAAAATAGTGAATTAAAACCAATCGGTTTTATCACAAAAAAGGAATTTCAAAATGCTGAGCACTCTCTCGCTCGTAAGATTTTGCGTGGGAATATACTCAAATGTGGAATTATAAAACGTGAGAATTTTCTTAAACTCAAAAAAAACAAAATTGCGAAATTTCCAATCAATCGTGAAATTTAGAAAGTTTGAGAAATTGAGCAGAAAATGAAAAATTGTGGAGTTCTTACTCAAAAGCTGAATTTTGGGATTCAATTAATGAACAAAGGAGAATGAAAAAAATAACATTTGCTAACAAAGTATAAAAATAATTGCTAATTTTAGCTTAACCAAAGGTAGTTGCAATTTTGCACACTTCTGAATTTCATTCTGAAATTCCTCGCGCACAAAACCGCAACTATTCTTATACATAAACGTTGGCAACCATTTAAGAAAAATCCGTAAACATTTGAAAAATCCAGCCAAATAGAACCGAAAAAAATATTGTGGGCGGAATTGAATTACGGAATTGACAAACTGAACTGAATACAAAACCGAATGAAAACGGATTTTTTACCGACTAAAAGCTGAACCGAAAATTTTTGAGTTTTAAGCCGATTTCTGACAAGTGAAACGCATAAGAAACGTGAAAATTATTGCGGAATAAAAAACTGAACCGAAAACTATTGCGCCGAATTTTACTCGGACGGAAAAAATCAGCGGAAAAAGAATCGAATTTTTTTTTGATTTTTAAGTAATAATCCGAAAAGCTTGTGTTTATCTACGAAAATGAATCTGAAAAGGAAAAAGCAGAATCGGAATGTGGAAAATCGTAAAAAGAATTAAGCGGAATTGACTAAATTGGTCGTTTAAAGAATAAAACGGCTGAATTAAAGCTGACGTGAAAAAGCAGAGCGACAAAGGAAAAACGGTTGCCAACAAAGTATAAAAATAATTGCTATTTTAGCTTAACCAAAGGTCGTTGCAATTTTGCACACTTCTGAATTTCATGCTGAAATTCCTCGCGTACAAAACCGCAACTATTCTTATACATAAACGTTGGCAACCATTTAAGAAAAATCCGTAAACATTTGAAAAATCCAGCCAAATAGAACCGAAAAAAATATTGTGGGCGGAATTGAATTGCGGAATTGACAAACTGAACTGAATACAAAACCGAATGAAAACGGATTTTTTGCCGACTAAAAGCTGAACCGAAAATTTTTGAGTTTTAAGCCGATTTCTGACAAGTGAAACGCATAAGAAACGTGAAAATTATTGCGGAATAAAAAACTGAACCGAAAACTATTGCGCCGAATTTTACTCGGACGGAAAAAATCAGCGGAAAAAGAATCGAATTTTTTTTTTTTTGATTTTTAAGTAATAATCCGAAAAGCTGTGTTTATCTACGAAAATGAATCTGAAAAGGAAAAAGCAGAATCGGAATGTGGAAAACCGTAAAAAGAATTAAGCAGAATTGACTAAATTGGTCGTTTAAAGAATAAAAACGGCTGAATTAAAGCTGACGTGAAAAAGCAGAGCGACAAAGGAAAAACGGTTGCCAACAAAGTATAAAAATAATTGCTATTTTGGCTAAACCAAAGGTAGTTGCAATTTTGCACACTTCTGAATTTCATGCTGAAATTCCTCGCGTACAAAACCGCAACTATTCTTATACATAAACGTTACCCAACATTTGAAAAAAACCTTTGAACATAACAACAAACTTCTGAAAATCCTCTTGAGGGAGAATATTTATTTTGTTATTGGTTTAATAATAATAACGCCTATTTATTATTATCTGAAAAAAGGAGAGCAATTTGTTTTGGACTTTTTGTTTATCAAAATAATGTCTGTGATTTTCTTAATCTATAATCTACCGAATTTCATTATTTATTTTAACTATTACAAAGAAAATAAGAATACGAAAATTAAAATTGACACAAAAAATAATAGCATCGGAATTGTCAAAAACGGAGTATTAAAACAATACAAAATAACGGAAATAAAATCTTCAATTTATCATTTAGGAATTTATTACAAAAATCGGATTGACAATGCAATGCGTTGGAAAATGATAAACTCTGACCTTGCATACTGGGATTTGGAATTTAATAATGGAGACAGATATTATATTTCAAACTTAATTGTGGACTTTCTGCACGACGAACCAATTGTGGAGAATACAAAGTATAGGTTTAGAATGTTTCAATACATTAACAAATCCGACTCTAAAGAAGCTTTAACTTTAAAGCAAGAATTGGAAAGGAAAAAAGAAAAAAGTCAAACGGAAAAGTTTGTGGAAAAATTTAAAACAAAATCTGAAACGGAATTGAATGAAATTTTGGCTAACAAATCAAAATATCAGAAAGAAGCTGTCAAAGCAGTTAAAATAATAATGGGAAATAAAAACGTTGGGTAACAACGTGTATAATTAATGGCTGGTTATAGCCTACTTACGAAAATCCTCACGGATTTTCTATTCGGTTTTTATTTGCTAAATTAGGTACTTAAACACGCCACTAATCATACACAAAACCGTTGGCCACAAGCAAAACAACATCCTGCAATCAATGACATTTAGTTGGAAAATAGAAAAAAGTGACATTCAAAAAATAAAAAATGTCGTTAGCGAAAATGACAATCAATTTCTGAAAAGTCGGATTGAACGAAATGTAGAAAAGAAAAATATTTCAATAAGTAAAGACAATGTAATTCACTCGATGATTATGTGCTTGTTGACATCTCAACAACGTTCGGGACCGAATTCTCAAGTAGCCAAGTTTTTAAACCAAAAACCATTTTCGATAACCGCCGAATTAATTGAGAGAACGGAAAATAAAGAAAAATCTA from the Polaribacter cellanae genome contains:
- a CDS encoding dienelactone hydrolase family protein; translated protein: MKHKTISKKVHIQVKGSTSKMSGYLAQPETDGKFPSVIIGMEIFGVNGHIKDITNKIAKLGYIAIAVDFYHRTEPNLELSFDTEGRNKGMELMNQLSREEVLKDVKATMDFLKSMEKSTKKIGFIGFSIGGHIAYLAATKLDLSITICFYAGWIVNKDIKLSQPEPTVTLTSGIAKNNGQLYYFVGGQDSLITKEQLELMTEALTSNNVRHEIIVYPQAKHGFFCEQRPLTFDKSSRDNAWERIQKILKNKL
- a CDS encoding DUF2798 domain-containing protein, with the translated sequence MSDKFYKYINTVLVTVPMTLIMAFVGISHNYGFKEGWVQKFIETTIFMFPIAYLSVLILVPIARKLTDKIVGKKDSD
- a CDS encoding S41 family peptidase, with protein sequence MKSLKLTFLVLLLPLVGFSQNCNCTDNFNWLKETFEQNDAGFNYILKQKGKEAYQRHNEIFEKKAKDIKDYEKCAQTLYQWLTFFRSGHIAIVRNKNIPTKKGKSNEQIAEQFKNWETFSIDYKKFKKYIDSKTTIGFEGIWTTDSYKIGVKKQENEYIGFIIDADGVYWKKGQVKFKIKEQRKSFTSTYFMKDHSAKEIENVALWGNNYLKIGDITLKRFNSTFKNDKEVERYFNVINVNKPFFKELSNSTNYIRIPSFSYQSKKAIDSIIDLNTDLIISKKNLIIDLRNNGGGSDESFQEILKFLYTNPIRTIGVKRLSTPLNNSGIENFAKNNDLTTAEKKWVNNALKKLKATPTGKFVNLENKSVDTLTFDTIYKYPQNIAILINQNNYSSTEQFLLAAKQSEKVKLFGTTTGGALDISNFYYVTSPCGDYKTAICTSKSMRIPEMTIDDKGIQPDYYIDQSIPKYKWIDFTEKIIEK
- a CDS encoding class I SAM-dependent methyltransferase, producing MQLIKEASKEKLRGGFYTPEPIASFVLKWAFNGNKQLDILEPSCGDGVFLEEIQKGNFEYNSVTAIEFDKVEAEKSKKIGLDKTNVINADFHDFCINTKQKFDLVVGNPPYIRYQYFDKEQQEFASNIFDKAKLKYSKLTNAWVSFVVGSSLLLKEKGKIGFVLPAEILQVSYAQPLREFLAQFYNKINIVSFEKLVFPDIQQEVVLLLCEKNNSKTHLIEHLELKDAEELEKLDVSKLKSPKKKIDFKSNKWTFYFLEQNEIDFLEKLQNDKIIPRLKEYAKVEVGITTGSNPFFTVPLSIVQFYNLEKYAKPLVGRSVQVPSAIFTEKDWIKNRNSEARTHFLSFPKMDELNGSIGARDYISWGEENEIHKGYKCRIRDEWQIVPSQRISDALFIRRNNKYPKLIINEAEAFTTDTMHRVTVKEKTEIKALTASYYNSLSFAFAEICGRSHGGGVLELMPNEVERILLPYNEKNAELLPTIDKMIREKKDISELLKITNKKILKDNYGLTYKEIDLADNIWKKLSNRRLNRGKK